Proteins from one Corticium candelabrum chromosome 4, ooCorCand1.1, whole genome shotgun sequence genomic window:
- the LOC134178049 gene encoding uncharacterized protein LOC134178049, producing MHLLLAAKISEEMVRRAEVVLNDFYYEAQDIYGFYTDLYPCRRELCGLNVHNLCHLPDQVRNWGPLWTHSCFNFEDLNGWIKTFCHGTGDVCHQIVRGMSTWQANVRDCVADSCDDTASNAFIQDMMTSLPYSKLHTRLLQSRTKNCNIFPPCKPAILSSNLYDAVKELDSNCGELEEVSRILHNGEVFYAVTSERHIKREPFVVLLRSSSVAIIKKFLYSRQTNRVYVVVDDFQKMMSLFRDRLPMLTKIKKNSQANERSYIVRTEDVIEKVIYTNTIPTETYAYITQQPNHFEKLLTACCVHADG from the exons ATGCATTTACTTCTTGCTGCTAAGATCAGCGAAGAAATGGTTAGGAGAGCTGAAGTTGTCTTGAACGACTTCTATTATGAAGCTCAAGACATTTATG GTTTTTACACTGATCTATATCCATGCAGGAGAGAACTCTGCGGTCTCAACGTCCACAATCTTTGTCACCTCCCCGACCAAGTGAGAAACTGGGGACCGTTGTGGACCCATTCATGCTTTAATTTTGAGGATTTGAATGGATGGATCAAGACGTTCTGCCACGGAACAGGAGACGTGTGTCATCAG ATTGTGAGAGGAATGTCGACGTGGCAGGCGAACGTAAGAGATTGTGTAGCAGATTCGTGTGACGATACTGCGTCAAACGCATTTATTCAAGACATGATGACGTCCCTCCCCTATTCGAAATTGCATACGCGACTTTTGCAGTCTAG AACCAAAAATTGCAACATTTTTCCACCATGCAAGCCCGCAATTTTGAGCAGCAACCTGTACGATGCAGTAAAAGAGTTAGATTCCAATTGTGGAGAGCTAGAGGAAGTGTCTCGCATCTTACATAACGGTGAAGTCTTTTACGCTGTCACCTCCGAGAGGCACATCAAGAGAGAACCCTTTGTCGTCTTACTTCGCAGTTCGTCTGTTGCTATCATAAAGAAATTCCTTTATTctagacagaccaacagagtGTACGTAGTCGTAGATGACTTTCAAAAGATGATGTCGCTATTTCGTGACCGACTGCCGATGCTAACGAAGATCAAGAAAAACAGCCAGGCGAACGAGAG ATCTTACATTGTCAGAACAGAAGATGTGATAGAGAAAGTCATTTACACGAACACCATCCCTACCGAAACATATGCCTACATTACTCAACAGCCAAACCATTTTGAGAAATTATTGACTGCCTGTTGTGTACATGCAGACGGATAA
- the LOC134179161 gene encoding uncharacterized protein LOC134179161, which translates to MNDLSQTGLRFVPYGLEEDVTCSAKAIVCTADLPAKADMLCMNHHNGKFSCLVCEEPDRQVARGRGHVHAIPFNRALQKRTNESFVRNAHQAVTSSQTVKGIKSACPLLLLNDFYPVTAAVIDYLHCVLLGVTKSLLHRWTDVSSRGCPYFIRDDIDTVDERLRNIHPPDFVRRFSREIGKWLPNWKASEYRSWLLYYGIPCLQGILPTMYLRNFCPFG; encoded by the exons ATGAATGATCTTTCGCAAACAG GTTTGAGATTTGTGCCATATGGTCTCGAAGAAGATGTGACTTGCAGCGCCAAGGCAATAGTGTGTACGGCAGACTTGCCAGCCAAAGCTGACATGCTTTGCATGAATCATCACAATGGCAAGTTCAGCTGCCTTGTATGTGAAGAGCCGGATCGTCAGGTTGCTAGAGGACGAGGCCACGTACACGCCATCCCTTTTAATAGAGCTCTTCAGAAGAGAACTAATGAAAGTTTTGTACGCAACGCCCACCAAGCAGTTACTTCTAGTCAAACA GTTAAAGGAATAAAGTCGGCTTGTCCACTTCTTTTATTAAACGATTTTTACCCAGTCACTGCCGCAGTCATTGACTACTTGCATTGCGTGCTACTGGGAGTGACAAAAAGTTTACTCCACCGTTGGACAGATGTTTCAAGCAGAGGCTGTCCATATTTCATCAGAGATGAT ATCGATACTGTAGATGAAAGGTTAAGAAACATCCACCCTCCAGATTTCGTGCGACGTTTCTCACGAGAAATTGGTAAATGGCTACCTAATTGGAAGG CATCAGAATACCGATCTTGGCTGCTGTACTACGGCATTCCATGTTTGCAAGGCATATTGCCAACCATGTATTTGCGAAATTTTTGCCCTTTTGGCTGA